In Erpetoichthys calabaricus chromosome 2, fErpCal1.3, whole genome shotgun sequence, a genomic segment contains:
- the wee1 gene encoding wee1-like protein kinase, with amino-acid sequence MSWTSASPKMDTLRQKLRFLPSDGEDAEDADSTGADSAFHETDSPEAVRRTPGGSSETNGGGVSPLRLRQDDSWEEGLGPPSPLTSLEDFMRGSPSPRKCHRAYNRFSPERDYKLKGQQGSSSPIPDCPDTPPHKTFRKLRLFDTPHTPKSLLSKARSPDLESVRRRGILRSLESSDKTSHQCKKSRAPHVNINPFTPESLLISSATIQRASRKRAHWNDSCGEEMEASDGEIENGTIPSKRITITDSNMKSRYETEFHELEKIGSGEFGSVFKCVKRLDGCIYAIKRSKKPLAGSVDEQNALREVYAHAVLGQHTHVVRYYSAWAEDDHMLIQNEYCNGGSLADVIAENYRQMRYLNELELKDLLLQVARGLKYIHSMSLVHMDIKPSNIFISRNTVPSVCDIDDDDHLSTGVVYKIGDLGHVTRVSNPQVEEGDSRFLANEVLQEDYSNLTKADIFALALTVVSAAGAEALPTNGEKWHDIRQGKLPIIPQVLSVGFLDLLKLMINPYPEKRPSASALVKHPVLITTAKMNADQLRVELNAEKFKNALLLKELKKAQTAKAAAEEKVLLMDRMTTRSLTLTSNRTSRLIGKKMNRSVSLTIY; translated from the exons ATGAGTTGGACGTCTGCGTCCCCGAAAATGGATACACTTCGACAGAAGCTTCGTTTTCTTCCCAGCGACGGAGAAGACGCCGAGGATGCGGACAGTACCGGTGCAGACTCGGCTTTCCACGAGACGGACTCGCCCGAGGCGGTCAGGCGGACGCCGGGTGGTTCAAGCGAGACCAATGGCGGCGGAGTGTCTCCACTGCGGCTACGACAAGATGACTCTTGGGAAGAAGGTTTGGGTCCCCCTTCTCCATTGACATCACTGGAAGATTTTATGAGGGGCTCCCCGTCGCCTAGAAAATGCCACAGAGCCTACAACCGCTTTTCTCCCGAAAGAGACTATAAGCTGAAAGGACAGCAGGGCTCCAGCTCGCCCATCCCAGACTGTCCTGATACACCACCTCACAAAACTTTCAGAAAGCTGCGACTCTTCGACACGCCTCACACTCCTAAG AGCCTACTTTCAAAAGCCAGATCACCTGATCTTGAATCAGTGAGACGGAGGGGGATTTTACGGAGTCTGGAATCTTCTGATAAAACCTCCCATCAATGCAAGAAAAGCAGGGCACCGCATGTGAACATCAATCCTTTTACTCCAGAGTCCTTGTTAATCTCTTCTGCTACAATTCAGAGGGCAAGCAGGAAGAGAGCTCACTGGAATGA CTCATGCGGAGAAGAGATGGAAGCTAGTGATGGAGAAATAGAAAATGGAACCATTCCATCAAAG AGGATTACAATTACTGACAGTAACATGAAGTCTCGGTATGAAACAGAATTTCATGAACTAGAGAAGATTGGGTCTGGAGAGTTTGGTTCAGTCTTCAAGTGTGTGAAAAGGCTTGATGGCTGTATCTATGCCATTAAACGGTCAAAAAAGCCACTTGCTGGATCGGTGGATGA ACAAAATGCATTAAGAGAAGTTTATGCACATGCAGTTCTGGGCCAGCATACTCATGTGGTGCGGTATTATTCAGCTTGGGCCGAAGATGATCACATGCTTATTCAAAACGAATACTGTAATGGAGGCAGCCTTGCAGATGTCATTGCAGAAAACTATAGGCAGATGCGATACTTAAATGAACTGGAGCTGAAAGATCTGTTGCTGCAAGTTGCTAGAGGACTGAAATACATTCATTCAATGTCACTTGTTCATATGGATATAAAGCCAA gtaATATATTTATATCAAGAAACACTGTTCCATCTGTATGTGACATAGATGATGATGACCATTTATCGACAGGCGTTGTATACAAAATAG GTGACCTTGGACATGTGACTAGAGTTAGCAATCCACAGGTGGAGGAAGGGGACAGTAGATTTTTGGCCAATGAAGTTCTACAAGAG GACTATAGTAACCTAACCAAAGCAGACATTTTTGCACTGGCTCTAACTGTAGTAAGTGCTGCTGGTGCAGAAGCACTGCCAACAAATGGAGAAAAATGGCATGACATACGGCAAGGAAAACTACCCATTATTCCTCAAGTCCTTTCTGTAGGTTTTTTGGACTTGCTAAAA TTGATGATAAACCCATATCCAGAGAAGAGACCTTCTGCTTCAGCTTTGGTAAAGCACCCAGTTTTAATAACAACAGCCAAAATGAATGCTGATCAACTTCGAGTAGAGTTAAATGCAGAGAAATTCAAAAATGCACTTCTATTGAA AGAACTGAAAAAGGCACAGACTGCTAAAGCAGCAGCAGAAGAAAAAGTTTTGTTAATGGACCGAATGACGACAAGGTCGCTGACGCTGACCAGTAACAGGACTTCAAGACTGATTGGAAAGAAAATGAATCGTTCTGTTAGTCTTACGATCTACTGA